One part of the Paenibacillus silvisoli genome encodes these proteins:
- a CDS encoding HD domain-containing phosphohydrolase has product MLDRPSHLEAAVSQANAANERTPEELLRIIFDYTAKIGGERNLKSVLLLMANMGREMIMADRCTVWLIDHAKEELFTTIAHGVNEIRAPFGKGFVGHSVQTGEPLLIEDAYSDPRHNAENDRRTGYRTKSVITVPFVGNDGTIIGAYQAINKLTPQAVFTHSDLEHLKLAASYAGKSLESVILHEEIVATQREIITVMGEIGESRSKETGNHVKRVAEYSYILAIGYGLPVEEAELLKMVSPMHDIGKVAIPDAVLLKPGKLTEEEFEQMKQHTDIGYHLLKGSSRELLRTAAIVAYQHHEKWNGKGYPRGLSGEEIHLYGRITAIADVFDALGSDRVYKKAWELERILKLFKEERGQHFDPKLVDVLMEQLPAILDIRDRFRDV; this is encoded by the coding sequence ATGCTAGACCGACCATCACACCTAGAAGCCGCCGTTTCACAGGCGAACGCCGCAAACGAACGGACGCCGGAAGAGCTGCTTCGTATTATATTTGATTATACCGCCAAAATCGGAGGAGAGCGAAACCTAAAAAGCGTGCTCCTGCTGATGGCGAACATGGGCCGCGAAATGATCATGGCGGACCGCTGCACCGTGTGGCTCATCGACCATGCCAAGGAAGAGCTGTTCACGACGATCGCGCATGGCGTAAACGAAATCCGCGCCCCTTTCGGCAAAGGCTTCGTAGGCCACTCCGTCCAAACCGGCGAGCCTCTGCTCATTGAGGACGCCTACAGCGATCCGCGGCACAATGCCGAGAACGACCGCCGCACCGGCTATCGGACCAAGTCCGTCATTACGGTGCCTTTCGTCGGCAACGACGGCACCATTATCGGCGCGTACCAAGCGATTAACAAGCTGACGCCGCAGGCGGTTTTTACGCATAGCGATCTGGAGCATCTGAAGCTGGCCGCCTCCTACGCGGGCAAATCGCTGGAATCGGTCATTTTGCACGAGGAGATCGTAGCGACGCAGCGCGAAATCATTACGGTCATGGGCGAAATCGGTGAAAGCCGCTCCAAGGAAACCGGCAATCACGTCAAGCGCGTGGCGGAATATTCGTATATTCTTGCGATTGGCTATGGACTTCCGGTCGAAGAGGCCGAGCTGCTCAAAATGGTATCCCCGATGCACGATATCGGCAAAGTCGCGATTCCCGATGCGGTGCTCCTCAAGCCCGGCAAACTCACGGAGGAAGAGTTCGAGCAAATGAAGCAGCATACCGATATTGGCTATCATCTGCTTAAAGGCTCCAGCCGCGAGCTGCTTCGCACGGCCGCCATCGTCGCTTACCAGCACCATGAGAAATGGAACGGCAAAGGCTATCCGCGCGGCTTAAGCGGCGAAGAGATTCACTTGTACGGCCGCATTACGGCCATCGCCGACGTATTCGACGCGCTGGGTAGCGACCGCGTGTATAAGAAAGCATGGGAGCTTGAGCGGATTTTGAAGCTGTTCAAGGAAGAACGCGGCCAGCATTTCGATCCGAAGCTCGTAGATGTGCTCATGGAGCAGCTGCCGGCCATCCTTGACATTCGCGATCGGTTCCGCGACGTCTAA
- a CDS encoding DUF92 domain-containing protein produces the protein MFDQWGNDLGRTFVGLFGSLAAAAAAYRLRSLSVSGAVAAVVMGTGFVALGGPFWFGTLLAFFVSSSVWSKYKRRHRGKAAAEAKYAKSGRRDAVQVWANGGLGLVLCAGYAIWPAEAWVYAFAGVMAAVNADTWATEIGALSRRAPRALLGGGAVLPGTSGGVTPLGSGAALAGAAFVGTVAALLLAAPLAPAGVSPGALLAAAACAGTAGAFADSLLGATVQAMYRCRACGSETERAEHCGVAAERIRGFAGMTNDAVNLASSAAAGLLAWAIGCALS, from the coding sequence ATGTTTGACCAATGGGGGAATGATTTAGGCCGGACTTTCGTCGGCCTGTTCGGCAGTCTTGCGGCGGCGGCGGCGGCTTATCGGCTGCGCTCTTTATCGGTTTCCGGTGCGGTAGCGGCGGTCGTGATGGGCACCGGCTTCGTCGCGCTGGGCGGGCCGTTCTGGTTCGGCACGCTGCTTGCTTTTTTTGTGTCGTCGTCGGTCTGGTCCAAGTATAAACGACGACATCGCGGTAAAGCGGCCGCTGAAGCCAAATACGCGAAGAGCGGCCGCAGGGACGCCGTTCAAGTATGGGCGAACGGCGGGCTTGGGCTGGTGCTGTGCGCGGGCTATGCGATTTGGCCCGCGGAAGCTTGGGTGTACGCGTTCGCGGGCGTAATGGCCGCGGTGAACGCGGATACGTGGGCCACGGAGATCGGCGCGCTCAGCCGCCGCGCTCCGCGGGCCCTGCTCGGCGGCGGGGCGGTGCTGCCGGGCACCAGCGGCGGCGTCACGCCGCTCGGCAGCGGCGCCGCGCTGGCCGGCGCCGCCTTCGTCGGCACCGTCGCGGCGCTGCTGCTCGCCGCGCCGCTGGCGCCGGCGGGCGTCTCGCCCGGCGCGCTGCTCGCCGCCGCGGCTTGCGCCGGCACGGCCGGCGCCTTTGCCGATTCGCTGCTCGGCGCGACCGTGCAAGCGATGTACCGCTGCCGCGCGTGCGGCAGCGAGACGGAGCGCGCCGAGCACTGCGGCGTCGCTGCCGAGCGGATCCGCGGCTTCGCCGGCATGACCAACGACGCGGTGAACCTCGCGTCGTCGGCTGCGGCTGGCTTGCTGGCGTGGGCCATCGGCTGCGCCTTGTCATGA
- a CDS encoding ABC transporter ATP-binding protein, protein MIHCDGLVKIYKTDDLEVVALQGLDLHVEAGELMAIIGNSGSGKSTLLNMLGGLDRPSAGKLLVDDKDLLKFTERDLVKYKRETVGFVWQNNARNLIPYLTALENVELPILLKGRGKRLRALELLEAVGLSHRIKNRLSELSGGEQQRVAIAIALANEPKLLLADEPTGSLDTKMSNQILDLFRELNRNIGITIVIVTHDPLLARKVDRVVAIRDGKTSSEIIRRQSYAEELAALESGVALEQTESHVEYAVIDKAGRLQIPASYLQADEFKEKNKVRVEMEEGRIILYPPEAK, encoded by the coding sequence ATGATTCATTGCGACGGACTCGTAAAAATATATAAGACGGACGATCTGGAGGTCGTAGCGCTGCAGGGGCTTGACCTTCACGTCGAGGCCGGCGAGCTGATGGCGATCATCGGCAACAGCGGCAGCGGCAAATCGACGCTGCTTAACATGCTGGGCGGTCTCGACCGCCCTTCCGCCGGCAAGCTGCTCGTCGACGACAAGGATCTGCTCAAATTCACCGAACGCGACCTGGTCAAATATAAGCGCGAAACGGTCGGTTTCGTCTGGCAAAACAATGCGCGCAACCTGATCCCGTATTTGACGGCATTGGAGAACGTGGAGCTGCCGATCCTGCTGAAGGGCCGCGGCAAACGTCTGCGGGCGCTCGAGCTGCTGGAGGCGGTCGGGCTAAGCCACCGCATCAAGAACCGGCTGAGCGAGCTGTCCGGCGGGGAGCAGCAGCGGGTCGCGATCGCCATTGCGCTGGCGAACGAGCCGAAGCTGCTGCTGGCCGACGAACCGACGGGCTCGCTCGACACGAAGATGTCCAATCAGATTCTGGATCTGTTCCGGGAACTGAACCGCAACATCGGCATTACGATCGTTATCGTTACGCATGACCCGCTGCTGGCCAGGAAGGTGGACCGCGTCGTGGCTATCCGCGACGGCAAAACCTCGTCCGAGATTATTCGGCGCCAATCCTACGCCGAAGAGCTGGCGGCGCTGGAAAGCGGCGTGGCTCTGGAGCAGACGGAAAGCCATGTGGAGTATGCGGTTATCGATAAAGCGGGACGTTTGCAAATTCCTGCGAGCTACTTGCAGGCCGATGAATTCAAAGAGAAAAACAAAGTTCGCGTAGAGATGGAAGAGGGCCGGATCATTCTGTATCCGCCTGAAGCGAAATAA
- a CDS encoding MBL fold metallo-hydrolase translates to MSSSKEAMVRDWPGGIVQVKVPLPFSLKWVNSYLIPDEKGYTLVDPGLHTDEAVQAWDAALASKSIRIGDIHTILLTHQHPDHYGLAGWFQARTGAPVYISEHSYAYTQRLWGDDQGGLFARELTKLYAEHGMPQERLDEIGPHLADFAAKVSPQPAVTFLESGQSFFIGGSAWHMIDAPGHARGQLCFYEPTNKWMLCGDQVLPNITPNISVVPGENHDQLQQFLDSLQSLCDYEVELAFPGHRDPFTNFRERIGELAAHHERRLNQIVDLIQEETHTGYTLCMRLFGERIAGNTHNLRFAMSETLAHLYHLEHQGRIGSAMRDGQLRYTAV, encoded by the coding sequence ATGAGCAGCAGCAAAGAGGCAATGGTAAGAGATTGGCCGGGCGGCATCGTGCAGGTGAAGGTACCGCTTCCGTTCTCGCTGAAATGGGTGAACAGCTACTTAATACCGGACGAAAAAGGCTACACGCTCGTCGATCCCGGTCTGCATACGGACGAAGCGGTACAAGCTTGGGACGCGGCGCTTGCTTCCAAGTCGATCCGGATCGGCGACATCCATACGATCCTGCTGACCCATCAGCATCCGGATCACTACGGATTGGCAGGCTGGTTCCAAGCGCGGACAGGCGCTCCCGTCTATATATCGGAACATTCCTATGCGTATACGCAGCGTTTATGGGGGGACGACCAAGGCGGGCTGTTTGCCCGCGAGCTGACGAAGCTGTATGCCGAGCACGGCATGCCGCAGGAACGGCTGGATGAGATCGGACCGCATTTGGCCGACTTCGCGGCGAAGGTTTCGCCGCAGCCCGCCGTTACGTTTTTGGAATCGGGACAGTCCTTCTTTATCGGCGGTTCCGCCTGGCATATGATCGATGCGCCGGGACATGCGCGCGGCCAGCTGTGCTTCTACGAGCCGACGAACAAATGGATGCTGTGCGGCGATCAGGTGCTGCCTAACATTACGCCGAACATCAGCGTCGTGCCCGGGGAAAACCATGACCAGCTGCAGCAGTTTCTGGATAGCTTGCAGTCGCTTTGCGATTACGAGGTGGAGCTTGCTTTTCCGGGGCATCGGGACCCTTTTACGAACTTTAGAGAACGGATCGGCGAGCTGGCGGCCCATCATGAGCGGCGGCTGAATCAGATCGTAGACTTGATTCAAGAAGAGACGCATACGGGTTATACGTTATGTATGCGGCTGTTCGGCGAACGGATCGCCGGCAACACGCATAATTTAAGGTTTGCGATGTCAGAGACGCTGGCCCATCTTTATCATCTCGAGCACCAAGGCCGCATTGGGAGCGCGATGCGGGACGGACAGCTGCGCTATACGGCGGTGTAA
- a CDS encoding efflux RND transporter periplasmic adaptor subunit codes for MSQNQMPSKRRRRLFVKEAAAVMVAAALLSGCSLLPQKQVVLQPPLIEPAAEKVDAIEVKKGSIERSFSGAAVVTSSKTVPLFYKESGRLKELHVQLGDKIEAGKVVAELDLGDLDLRVKLQQLSLERVRIEYNRARQSGVTGTELRMKEIDLEREELLLGNMNQQYEAAKLKAPISGVVTYVDTKSPGDGLNGYTPVVSVSDPKQIYLVYTADDPKLISGVQREMKVDITINNTKFEGKVLQSPSDAPLTMNKEIDERNTRLLYVQLNKPDESIELGQSAQIKIVLEKKDDVVVIPRSGLRTYLGRTYVQSLDGDRRKEIDVQPGIMTATDVEIVKGLEPGMKVILNN; via the coding sequence TTGTCTCAGAACCAAATGCCTAGTAAACGCCGCAGAAGACTATTCGTCAAAGAAGCGGCAGCCGTCATGGTTGCGGCAGCGCTGCTTTCCGGATGCTCGCTTCTGCCGCAGAAGCAGGTCGTCCTGCAGCCGCCGCTGATCGAGCCGGCCGCCGAGAAAGTGGATGCCATCGAAGTCAAGAAGGGCTCCATCGAGAGGAGCTTTTCCGGCGCGGCGGTCGTCACGTCGAGCAAAACCGTGCCGCTCTTCTATAAAGAAAGCGGTCGTCTGAAGGAGCTTCACGTCCAGCTGGGCGATAAAATAGAGGCCGGAAAAGTGGTGGCGGAGCTCGATCTGGGCGATTTGGACCTGCGGGTCAAGCTGCAGCAGCTGAGCCTGGAACGGGTTCGGATCGAATATAACCGCGCGAGGCAAAGCGGCGTGACCGGCACCGAGCTTCGGATGAAGGAAATCGATCTGGAGCGGGAAGAGCTGCTGCTGGGCAATATGAACCAGCAGTATGAAGCGGCGAAATTAAAGGCGCCGATCAGCGGCGTTGTCACCTATGTGGACACCAAATCGCCGGGCGATGGCTTGAACGGCTATACGCCGGTTGTTTCGGTTTCCGATCCGAAGCAAATCTACTTGGTCTACACGGCGGACGATCCGAAGCTGATCTCCGGCGTTCAGCGCGAGATGAAGGTCGACATTACGATTAACAACACGAAATTCGAGGGCAAGGTGCTGCAATCGCCTTCCGACGCCCCGCTTACGATGAACAAGGAAATCGACGAGCGCAACACGAGACTGCTCTACGTCCAGCTGAACAAACCGGACGAGTCGATCGAGCTTGGCCAATCGGCCCAAATCAAGATCGTGCTCGAGAAGAAGGACGACGTCGTCGTCATCCCGCGCAGCGGTCTTCGCACCTATTTGGGACGTACGTACGTGCAGTCGCTGGACGGCGACCGCCGCAAAGAAATCGATGTGCAGCCAGGCATTATGACCGCCACCGACGTGGAAATCGTGAAAGGCTTAGAGCCGGGCATGAAGGTCATTTTGAATAACTAA
- a CDS encoding ABC transporter permease, whose amino-acid sequence MAIWTMIFRKMAKNRWLQLNLWFGLTICVALFSSMPLYSHAILQRTLYKELQQLQKDQNIYPGALRASTSISGTRTFEETRSLITKADRYMSAVPQRLDLQAQSYIITRATQSFKVLPEDANEREKKEMNVTGAIRTVSDIEKRVKVIDGRLPDPNRNDGVYEALVTQKFIIDLKRDLDHVFVYTQKDTGRQLRIMPVGIVESKQENAYDQFNVESYNSSFYIPYKQFNHDFIENEALLKMSVISWQYSLNYEQMNIDNIDKYLSNYTAMNNYFNMRLGIASVDMPSKNPIATYTVKKEKLDIMLWSLYSPVMFLLAFYLYMAANLIIERQKTEISVLRSRGASRMQIMLVFLIESLLLGALALAVGPFIGVYFTKILGASSGFLEFVQRSSLDVVLNSDSYKIAAAAIAGSIILILVPAFLATRTTIVGHKQQMARSNKMSFWHKTGIDIILLGIAIYMLYGFNKRMDDLKALALDPNAIQVDPLLFFMPALFCLGTGLLVLRVYPWFIKLVFWIGRRWWTPALYSTLLQISRSSSQYLTIKVFLIMTVAMGLFSANAARTINGNMEDKIQYTTGSDIQLSVHWDNDKPPPPAPGAPSQVNADDAAAVQAPKVVTYTEPSFITMQELAGVDTAARVFRKDDANFAVNGQNGGTSLYGIDTLDFGKVAWMRGDLLEYPINSYLNLIASNPKAVLISRSIADKFNVKPGDPISAKWAGLDSANFIVYGIIDYWPGWNPLPQTGNEEDPNVRLPNLIVGHLSYIQNHLALEPYDVWIKLKDGSNSAEIYADLEKKEIPVEKLVDANQLLIRSKNDPFRLAINGVMTLGFVISMMISFFGFLLFWVLTLSGRTLQFGILRAMGISFLQIIGMLLSEQLLTSAAAILFGVLIGNAVSSQFVPLFQLSFNATDQVPPFEIVRQLSDYVQLYSVVGIMLTIGLAVLGIRVSRMKITQALKLGEE is encoded by the coding sequence ATGGCAATATGGACGATGATTTTTCGTAAAATGGCGAAGAATCGTTGGCTGCAGCTTAATTTATGGTTCGGGCTTACGATCTGCGTTGCCCTGTTCAGCTCCATGCCGTTATATTCGCATGCGATCCTGCAGCGCACGTTATATAAAGAGCTTCAGCAGCTTCAGAAGGATCAAAATATTTATCCCGGCGCGCTCCGGGCGTCGACCTCGATTTCAGGCACGAGAACGTTCGAAGAGACGCGCAGCCTGATCACGAAAGCGGACCGTTACATGAGCGCCGTGCCGCAGCGGCTTGACCTTCAGGCACAGTCGTACATCATTACGCGGGCGACGCAGTCGTTCAAGGTGCTGCCTGAGGATGCGAACGAGCGCGAGAAGAAGGAAATGAACGTAACGGGCGCCATCCGGACCGTGTCGGACATCGAAAAGCGGGTCAAAGTAATCGATGGCCGTTTGCCGGATCCGAACCGCAATGACGGCGTCTACGAGGCGCTTGTCACGCAAAAGTTCATCATCGATCTCAAGCGCGATTTGGACCATGTGTTCGTTTACACGCAGAAGGACACGGGAAGACAGCTGCGCATCATGCCTGTCGGTATCGTGGAGTCCAAGCAGGAAAACGCGTATGATCAATTCAATGTGGAATCGTACAATTCGTCGTTCTATATTCCGTACAAGCAGTTCAATCACGATTTCATCGAGAATGAAGCGCTGCTGAAAATGTCGGTCATTTCGTGGCAGTACTCGCTCAACTACGAGCAAATGAACATCGATAATATCGACAAGTACCTCAGCAACTACACGGCGATGAACAATTACTTCAATATGCGTCTTGGCATCGCGTCGGTCGACATGCCGTCGAAAAATCCGATCGCCACGTATACGGTGAAGAAAGAAAAGCTGGACATCATGCTTTGGTCGCTTTACTCGCCGGTTATGTTCTTGCTTGCGTTCTATCTGTACATGGCGGCGAATCTCATTATCGAACGCCAGAAGACGGAAATTTCCGTTTTGCGCAGCCGCGGCGCGAGCCGTATGCAAATTATGCTCGTCTTCCTGATCGAGAGCCTGCTGCTCGGCGCTTTGGCGCTTGCGGTCGGTCCGTTCATCGGGGTTTATTTTACGAAAATATTAGGAGCCTCCAGCGGTTTCCTGGAGTTCGTGCAGCGTTCCTCGCTCGACGTCGTGCTCAACAGCGACTCGTACAAAATCGCGGCCGCCGCCATCGCCGGCTCCATTATTTTGATTCTCGTTCCGGCGTTTCTGGCTACCCGCACGACCATTGTCGGCCACAAGCAGCAAATGGCGCGGTCGAACAAAATGTCTTTCTGGCATAAAACGGGCATAGACATTATTTTGCTGGGCATTGCGATTTACATGCTTTACGGCTTCAACAAGCGGATGGACGACTTGAAGGCGCTCGCGCTGGATCCGAATGCGATCCAAGTCGATCCGCTGCTGTTCTTCATGCCGGCGCTGTTCTGCCTCGGCACGGGGCTTCTTGTGCTCCGCGTTTATCCTTGGTTCATCAAGCTCGTATTCTGGATCGGGCGCAGATGGTGGACGCCGGCGTTGTATTCGACGCTGCTGCAGATCAGCCGTTCGTCCTCGCAATACTTGACGATCAAGGTGTTTCTGATCATGACGGTCGCGATGGGGCTGTTCAGCGCCAATGCGGCGCGTACGATCAACGGAAACATGGAGGATAAAATCCAGTATACGACCGGCTCGGACATTCAGCTGTCCGTCCATTGGGATAACGATAAGCCGCCTCCGCCTGCGCCGGGCGCGCCTTCGCAGGTGAACGCCGACGATGCCGCTGCGGTTCAAGCGCCGAAGGTCGTCACGTATACGGAGCCATCGTTTATTACGATGCAGGAGCTTGCCGGCGTCGATACGGCTGCGCGCGTTTTCCGCAAGGACGACGCGAACTTCGCGGTCAACGGCCAAAACGGCGGCACTTCGCTGTACGGCATCGATACGCTCGATTTCGGCAAGGTCGCATGGATGCGCGGCGATTTGCTTGAATACCCGATCAACAGCTATTTGAACCTGATTGCCAGCAATCCGAAGGCGGTGCTCATCTCCAGATCGATCGCCGACAAGTTCAACGTGAAGCCTGGCGATCCGATTTCGGCCAAGTGGGCCGGACTGGACAGCGCCAACTTCATCGTGTACGGCATCATCGATTACTGGCCGGGCTGGAATCCGCTGCCGCAAACCGGCAACGAGGAAGATCCGAACGTAAGGCTGCCGAATCTGATTGTCGGCCATCTCTCGTACATTCAGAACCACCTGGCGCTTGAACCGTACGATGTTTGGATTAAGCTCAAGGACGGCTCGAACAGCGCGGAAATTTACGCGGATTTGGAGAAGAAGGAAATTCCGGTCGAGAAGCTCGTCGACGCGAATCAGCTTCTGATCCGCTCGAAGAACGATCCGTTCCGTCTGGCGATCAACGGCGTCATGACGCTCGGCTTCGTCATCTCGATGATGATCAGCTTCTTCGGCTTCCTGCTCTTCTGGGTGCTTACGCTGTCGGGAAGAACGCTGCAATTCGGCATTTTGCGGGCGATGGGCATATCGTTCCTGCAAATTATCGGCATGCTGCTGAGCGAGCAGCTGCTCACGTCGGCCGCGGCCATTCTGTTCGGCGTCTTGATCGGCAATGCGGTGAGCAGCCAATTCGTTCCGCTGTTCCAGCTGTCGTTCAATGCGACGGATCAAGTGCCGCCGTTCGAAATTGTCCGCCAGTTGAGCGATTACGTACAGCTTTACAGCGTCGTCGGCATTATGCTTACGATTGGGCTTGCAGTGCTCGGCATTCGGGTATCGCGTATGAAAATTACGCAGGCGCTGAAGCTTGGGGAGGAATAA
- a CDS encoding glycerophosphodiester phosphodiesterase yields the protein MLNPCVAHRGASGLAPENTMAAFREALAFPFVQWIELDVQLSKDGVPVVIHDDSLRRTAKVAGRVHEYTAEQLGKMDAGSWFDKSYAGEGIPTLQQVAELTVGRCRLNVELKTYGGRYPGIEKNVVELLYKNGLQHDAVITSFDKDALRTVRQLTNEVRTGLILDASPWTLVTDLERLGAAFLSVGYTHVSRQLLESMAAANVDVMAWTVNDAPMMKRLAGMDSMLMICTNFPDRFEQAKREYQY from the coding sequence ATGTTGAATCCGTGTGTCGCCCACCGCGGCGCTTCCGGACTTGCGCCGGAAAACACGATGGCTGCTTTCCGGGAAGCGCTCGCGTTCCCGTTCGTCCAATGGATCGAGCTGGACGTTCAGCTGTCCAAGGACGGCGTCCCCGTCGTCATCCATGACGATTCGTTAAGAAGAACGGCAAAGGTTGCCGGCCGGGTTCATGAGTATACGGCGGAGCAGCTTGGCAAGATGGACGCGGGGAGCTGGTTTGACAAGTCTTATGCAGGGGAGGGAATCCCGACGCTGCAGCAGGTGGCCGAGCTGACCGTCGGCCGGTGCCGTCTTAATGTCGAGCTGAAGACGTACGGCGGCCGGTATCCCGGCATCGAGAAAAACGTCGTCGAGCTGCTGTACAAGAACGGACTGCAGCATGATGCGGTCATCACTTCCTTTGACAAAGATGCGCTGCGAACGGTTCGCCAGCTGACGAACGAGGTGCGGACCGGGCTCATTCTGGACGCCTCCCCTTGGACGCTTGTAACGGACCTGGAGCGGCTTGGCGCCGCGTTTCTCTCCGTCGGCTACACGCATGTGTCGAGGCAGCTGCTGGAGTCGATGGCGGCGGCGAACGTTGATGTCATGGCGTGGACGGTCAATGACGCGCCGATGATGAAACGGCTGGCCGGCATGGACAGCATGCTTATGATTTGCACCAATTTCCCGGACCGCTTCGAGCAGGCGAAGAGGGAGTACCAGTATTAG
- a CDS encoding ABC transporter ATP-binding protein produces MHTAESPKIAATNQPLLRADNVKRVFGRGDNSVTAVKNINLSIQKGSMIALKGRSGSGKTTLLNLLAALDQPTEGEVYFNGQIVSRLPEKQRSTWRRTNLGLVFQAFGLIPLMSAYENVEFGLRIAGSDPKLNKERAEQALEWVGMKSRMKHRPPELSGGEQQRVAIARAIAHRPVLLLADEPTAELDSRMGLQVIKVFRDLVENLGMTVVMTTHDPGIMEIVDHVIALEDGEIVSEPNA; encoded by the coding sequence ATTCATACGGCGGAATCGCCGAAGATTGCGGCAACGAACCAGCCGCTACTCAGAGCGGACAATGTGAAGCGCGTATTCGGCCGCGGCGACAATTCTGTAACCGCTGTCAAAAATATTAATTTATCGATCCAGAAAGGCTCCATGATCGCCCTTAAAGGCCGTTCCGGCTCCGGCAAAACGACGCTGCTGAACCTGTTGGCGGCGCTTGACCAGCCGACGGAAGGCGAGGTTTATTTTAACGGCCAGATCGTGTCCAGACTGCCGGAGAAGCAGCGCAGCACATGGCGCAGAACGAACCTCGGCCTTGTGTTCCAAGCGTTCGGCCTGATCCCGCTCATGTCGGCGTACGAGAACGTCGAATTCGGCCTTCGCATCGCCGGTAGCGACCCCAAGCTGAACAAGGAACGCGCCGAGCAGGCGCTTGAATGGGTCGGCATGAAATCGCGCATGAAGCACCGCCCGCCCGAGCTTTCCGGCGGCGAGCAGCAGCGTGTCGCCATTGCCCGGGCGATCGCCCACCGTCCCGTACTGCTGCTTGCGGACGAGCCTACGGCCGAGCTGGACAGCCGGATGGGGCTCCAAGTCATCAAAGTGTTCCGCGACCTCGTCGAGAACTTGGGCATGACCGTTGTTATGACGACGCACGATCCCGGCATCATGGAGATCGTCGATCATGTTATCGCATTGGAGGATGGAGAAATTGTCTCAGAACCAAATGCCTAG
- a CDS encoding CapA family protein, protein MHVSRSESRQNQKQQRARRMKRLLAMNVILLIIIGALAVVYAVQRHDGSGKLNTTADSGQSTNDAGDDAASANAGGNEASTGDQNAAGDETDTGSGSSAGDQAANEQGAEEQGTNEQGSDEQAVPNTDDSAANSQSPSEEDTGAAGSGTGTGGTNGQVRLSFTGDVLLGASVEKLLLQNGYDYPYAKVSDYLKAPDFMAVNLETPITLRGTPAENKEYVYKSSPDALPALKESGIDLVNLANNHTLDQGEEGLLDTIAHLDEAGIPNMGAGRDDSEAFKPVLLEANGVSVAYIGLTRVVPVGSWKAGKNHPGLAETYDSTRAVAAIKEAEKLADVVVVMVHWGIEREDWPNNDQKRLAHEYIDAGADLVIGSHPHVLQGFESYKGKWIAYSLGNFIFPGMKPDTTKDSGVLDAACGSDGKCALKFHPMRTVQSQPAPLEGEEGKALLKRISSISLHAAVDEQGNVKPKE, encoded by the coding sequence ATGCACGTATCCCGCTCTGAATCCCGTCAAAACCAGAAACAGCAGCGAGCCCGCAGAATGAAGCGGCTGCTTGCCATGAACGTGATCCTGCTGATCATCATCGGAGCGCTCGCCGTCGTATACGCCGTGCAGCGCCATGACGGATCGGGCAAGCTGAACACGACCGCCGATTCGGGGCAGTCAACGAACGATGCCGGCGATGATGCCGCTAGCGCGAATGCCGGTGGCAATGAAGCTTCGACAGGCGATCAGAATGCCGCTGGCGATGAAACCGATACAGGTTCAGGTTCGTCTGCCGGGGATCAGGCAGCGAATGAGCAAGGAGCGGAAGAGCAAGGAACGAATGAGCAAGGAAGCGATGAGCAAGCCGTCCCGAACACGGATGATTCGGCTGCGAACAGCCAATCGCCATCGGAGGAGGATACCGGGGCTGCCGGCTCAGGCACTGGCACTGGCGGAACAAACGGTCAGGTGCGCTTGTCGTTCACGGGCGACGTCCTGCTTGGGGCGTCCGTAGAGAAGCTGCTGCTTCAGAACGGATACGATTACCCGTATGCGAAAGTATCGGATTATTTGAAGGCGCCTGATTTTATGGCCGTTAATCTGGAGACGCCTATTACGCTGAGAGGCACTCCGGCTGAGAATAAAGAATATGTTTACAAGTCCTCTCCGGACGCCCTTCCGGCGCTGAAGGAGTCCGGCATTGACCTCGTCAATCTCGCGAATAACCACACGCTCGACCAAGGGGAAGAAGGGCTGCTGGATACGATTGCCCACCTTGACGAGGCCGGCATCCCGAATATGGGCGCGGGACGCGACGACAGCGAGGCGTTCAAGCCGGTTCTGCTCGAAGCGAACGGCGTAAGCGTCGCTTATATCGGGCTCACGAGAGTCGTTCCCGTCGGCTCGTGGAAAGCCGGAAAGAACCATCCCGGCTTGGCGGAGACGTACGACTCCACGCGCGCCGTTGCGGCGATCAAAGAGGCGGAGAAGCTGGCCGATGTCGTCGTCGTCATGGTGCATTGGGGCATTGAACGCGAAGATTGGCCGAACAATGACCAGAAACGGCTGGCGCATGAATATATTGATGCAGGAGCGGATTTAGTCATCGGGTCTCATCCTCATGTTCTTCAAGGCTTTGAATCGTATAAAGGCAAATGGATCGCTTACAGCCTCGGCAATTTTATTTTTCCCGGCATGAAGCCGGATACGACGAAGGATTCCGGCGTGCTGGACGCCGCGTGCGGATCGGACGGCAAATGCGCGCTCAAGTTCCATCCTATGCGCACGGTCCAGTCTCAGCCGGCCCCGCTTGAAGGCGAAGAGGGGAAAGCGCTGCTGAAGCGGATTTCAAGCATTTCCCTGCATGCGGCAGTCGATGAACAAGGCAACGTAAAGCCGAAGGAGTGA